In the Anaerosporomusa subterranea genome, one interval contains:
- a CDS encoding cell division protein SepF, with protein sequence MKIMEKVWGTLGIIEPVETEDDRLRQDEPESKTSKKNNLVNLTNSQKPIKVIVVEPYSFDDAQQIADHLKNRKPVVVNFENTDKDVAKRMVDFISGTTYALSGNIQKIGNNIFFCVPSNVDIAYTGRDDGADKSVLSWMNK encoded by the coding sequence ATGAAAATTATGGAAAAAGTTTGGGGAACTCTCGGTATAATTGAGCCTGTCGAAACGGAAGACGATCGACTAAGACAAGATGAGCCAGAGTCAAAGACATCTAAAAAAAATAATCTGGTCAATTTGACGAACTCACAGAAGCCGATTAAAGTCATTGTAGTTGAGCCTTACTCCTTTGACGATGCACAGCAAATTGCCGATCATCTGAAAAACCGGAAACCGGTTGTTGTCAACTTTGAGAATACTGATAAAGATGTGGCCAAGAGAATGGTGGATTTTATTAGCGGAACAACATACGCATTAAGCGGCAATATCCAGAAAATCGGCAACAATATTTTCTTCTGCGTTCCCAGTAATGTGGATATTGCCTATACAGGCCGCGACGATGGGGCAGATAAATCAGTCTTATCTTGGATGAACAAGTAG
- a CDS encoding YggS family pyridoxal phosphate-dependent enzyme, whose product MSIDQKIVQILHKVNALAAMRENRFSDLPDVRVLAVTKNQSTMAIRTALAAGITAVAENRVQEAVQKYADIGEMAEWHFIGHLQTNKARLIVPFCHLIHSLDSKSLAIEIAKTAAKLNKRQDVLMQINVSGEDTKFGVPPNQAVEMAGFLSSLENIRLCGCMTIAPLCDDIEKTRPVFRELFHLFQEIKSLNFPNTSLEWVSMGMTNDYPVAIEEGANLIRIGTGIFGKRG is encoded by the coding sequence ATGTCCATTGATCAGAAAATAGTTCAAATTCTGCACAAAGTAAACGCATTGGCTGCTATGAGAGAAAATCGTTTTTCGGATCTGCCTGATGTGAGAGTGCTCGCAGTGACAAAGAATCAGAGTACTATGGCAATCCGAACTGCCTTGGCCGCTGGAATTACTGCTGTTGCGGAAAACCGAGTGCAAGAAGCTGTGCAAAAGTATGCAGATATTGGCGAGATGGCAGAATGGCATTTTATCGGTCATTTGCAAACAAATAAAGCCAGGCTGATAGTTCCGTTTTGTCATTTAATTCATTCTCTAGATAGCAAATCTCTGGCTATTGAGATTGCGAAGACAGCCGCAAAGTTGAACAAGCGTCAAGATGTATTGATGCAAATTAACGTTTCTGGCGAGGATACGAAGTTTGGCGTACCGCCGAACCAAGCAGTCGAAATGGCGGGATTCTTGTCTTCACTGGAAAATATCCGCCTTTGCGGCTGTATGACGATTGCACCATTATGTGATGACATTGAAAAAACTCGACCTGTGTTTCGAGAGCTATTTCATTTATTTCAGGAAATCAAATCATTGAATTTTCCTAATACCAGTCTAGAATGGGTCTCTATGGGAATGACAAATGACTACCCGGTTGCCATTGAAGAAGGTGCTAATCTGATCAGGATTGGTACAGGTATATTCGGAAAACGCGGCTGA
- a CDS encoding divergent polysaccharide deacetylase family protein has product MRKRKTSPWLLLVGFAAIIAFFLVLWPEKDQQGQLDRYKLEKTGAGTSADYTAACTVLHTTVDTVLSNHRVIIKQTEAIERQAPRTQAEGKIRWHSRNLLIEKPKDLPVHALIKSLEAALPQAKGKILAIQSDDFQGTKTQRLDIGLQDMLDQDPVTIISDKIFIITEPSEQKKLQVKAEMAIIIDDFGYSAEPIQSFVAIKQPLTFSVLPHRPFSNESAANALSAGHQVMLHLPMEPLAPANVREPVVISAAMNDKQIRETVLKALASVPGAVGVNNHQGSKATADNKVMRAVMAAISPNNLFFVDSRTTSESVAAAIAKQSRIRTAENDLFIDNNPDVGAIKAQIRQAIKTALKQNEMIIIGHARPTTAIALREMLPEIEASGIRLVFASQLVK; this is encoded by the coding sequence ATGCGCAAAAGAAAGACAAGCCCCTGGCTACTGCTCGTGGGATTTGCTGCGATAATAGCCTTCTTTTTAGTTCTTTGGCCTGAAAAAGATCAGCAAGGTCAGCTCGATCGTTATAAGCTCGAAAAAACAGGTGCAGGCACCAGCGCAGATTATACTGCTGCTTGCACCGTTTTGCACACAACGGTTGATACTGTGCTTTCCAACCACCGCGTAATTATTAAGCAGACAGAAGCTATTGAGCGTCAAGCTCCCCGCACACAAGCGGAAGGGAAAATTCGTTGGCATTCTCGAAATCTGCTTATAGAAAAGCCCAAAGACCTGCCGGTCCACGCTTTGATCAAATCTTTAGAGGCTGCTTTACCACAGGCAAAAGGCAAGATTCTCGCTATTCAGTCTGATGATTTTCAGGGAACGAAGACGCAGAGATTGGATATTGGCTTACAAGATATGCTAGATCAGGACCCCGTAACAATCATCTCTGATAAAATTTTCATCATTACCGAACCATCGGAACAGAAGAAGCTTCAAGTAAAAGCAGAAATGGCGATCATCATCGATGATTTTGGCTATTCGGCAGAACCCATTCAATCCTTTGTTGCCATCAAGCAACCATTAACATTCTCAGTGCTGCCTCACCGCCCTTTCAGTAACGAGTCAGCTGCCAATGCTCTAAGTGCAGGACATCAGGTCATGCTGCATTTGCCAATGGAACCGCTTGCTCCAGCCAATGTCCGAGAGCCAGTAGTAATTTCTGCAGCTATGAACGATAAACAAATTAGAGAAACTGTTCTGAAAGCGCTAGCATCTGTCCCCGGCGCGGTAGGAGTCAATAATCACCAGGGATCAAAAGCGACGGCGGATAACAAAGTAATGCGCGCTGTGATGGCAGCGATCAGTCCGAATAACCTCTTCTTCGTTGATAGCCGGACCACATCTGAATCAGTTGCCGCGGCCATTGCGAAGCAATCTAGGATCCGCACAGCGGAAAATGATTTGTTCATTGACAATAATCCTGACGTAGGCGCAATAAAAGCACAAATACGGCAAGCAATTAAAACAGCATTAAAGCAGAATGAAATGATTATTATCGGGCACGCTCGTCCAACAACTGCCATCGCTCTTCGCGAAATGCTCCCTGAAATAGAAGCGTCCGGAATTCGACTGGTTTTTGCTTCACAGCTTGTCAAATAG
- the pgeF gene encoding peptidoglycan editing factor PgeF produces the protein MMKEQFILRHADNGVWYGIFSHFEAHGLIHGISTRLHGYSTSPFNSLNLGLHTGDTRETVLRNRSLFAAAIGINPEAVVTAQQVHEDTITIVSADDRGSGAKDYSRAFSSTDALATIEPGVPLMLFYADCVPVLFFDPVRRVTAISHAGWKGTVSRIAAKTLTKLQAEFNVNPKDCLIGIGPSIGQCCYEVDQTVINRLQQEFTNTWSNFTLQKNNRWQFDLWELNRRQLLEVGASEDNIVVSGICTSCNTQLYYSHRAEHGTTGRLAAVVQL, from the coding sequence ATGATGAAAGAGCAATTTATCTTGCGCCATGCAGATAATGGCGTCTGGTATGGTATCTTTAGCCATTTTGAAGCGCACGGCCTAATACATGGCATCTCGACTCGACTACATGGTTACAGCACTTCCCCATTCAATTCGTTGAATCTAGGTCTTCATACTGGTGATACGCGTGAAACGGTGTTAAGAAATCGTTCTTTATTTGCCGCCGCTATCGGTATTAATCCAGAAGCAGTTGTTACCGCACAACAGGTTCATGAAGATACCATCACAATTGTCTCAGCTGATGACAGGGGATCAGGAGCAAAAGACTACTCCCGAGCTTTCTCCTCAACAGATGCACTGGCAACCATTGAACCAGGTGTTCCCCTGATGCTCTTTTATGCAGATTGCGTACCTGTATTATTTTTTGATCCTGTTCGCCGAGTTACCGCTATTAGCCATGCAGGCTGGAAAGGGACAGTCTCCCGGATAGCGGCCAAGACATTAACTAAGCTGCAGGCGGAATTCAATGTCAATCCTAAAGATTGCTTGATCGGAATTGGGCCATCCATCGGCCAATGTTGCTACGAAGTCGATCAAACTGTGATCAACAGATTGCAACAGGAGTTTACAAACACTTGGTCCAACTTTACACTGCAGAAGAATAACCGTTGGCAGTTTGATCTTTGGGAATTGAATCGCCGTCAGTTACTTGAAGTTGGCGCAAGTGAAGACAATATTGTGGTCAGCGGCATTTGCACTTCCTGTAATACCCAATTATACTATTCACATAGGGCTGAACACGGCACGACCGGTCGCTTGGCTGCAGTTGTACAGCTATAA
- a CDS encoding TIGR03960 family B12-binding radical SAM protein: protein MSWNLIKYQQSILAAEQGASVYAPGARQPFALAYPNSYHVGMSNLGMQIIYQQINLRGDTACERFFFPDPEQLREHIRTKTPLLSIETQRPLREFPLIGFAVSFEMDYFHLLDMLALGRVPLRASERTDNDPLVIIGGPCATFNPEPLAEFVDICVVGEGEEVIHELLDVYYREQERRASRQEILLALAQVPGLYIPALYQHEYNEHGIINGSTTLASVPKQIVRRWVENLDSYPGETVIVTPNTEFSNMYLVEVARGCGRHCRFCMAGYCFRRPRSRSLETVKKGVDAAVAYQARVGLMGAAISDYPDINALCTYIADKGLSMSVASLRADSLTEILVSALANSGHKTITLAPEAGSERLRRVINKTISDQSLEIAVKLAIQAGIVHVRLYIMVGLPTETDDDITAIAVMAKTIKRQMEVLGSKGKLTLSVNPFVPKPFTPFQWLPMCDYAIVSARLASIQASLKGIRGIEVLVESPKEAYIQAVLARGDRRLSRVLALAQSLGGRKYWKQAIKQEGLNENEYLYRERSHEEVLPWHRYNIGLETDYLRHEHQAALQEKYTAPCFDDCHRCGVCR from the coding sequence ATGTCGTGGAACTTGATTAAGTATCAGCAGAGCATTTTAGCTGCCGAGCAAGGAGCAAGCGTTTATGCTCCTGGCGCAAGACAGCCATTTGCGCTCGCGTATCCAAACAGCTACCATGTTGGTATGTCAAATCTGGGTATGCAGATTATTTATCAGCAAATTAATCTACGTGGAGATACCGCCTGTGAGCGTTTCTTTTTTCCCGATCCAGAACAGTTACGTGAGCACATTCGAACTAAAACTCCATTATTGAGTATTGAGACCCAACGCCCACTACGCGAATTCCCATTAATCGGCTTCGCAGTATCCTTTGAAATGGATTACTTTCACCTACTTGACATGCTGGCTCTTGGACGTGTCCCGCTTCGAGCTAGTGAACGAACAGACAACGATCCACTTGTAATCATCGGGGGCCCTTGCGCCACCTTTAATCCAGAACCATTAGCAGAGTTCGTGGATATCTGCGTGGTCGGCGAGGGAGAGGAAGTCATTCACGAACTGTTGGATGTATACTACCGTGAGCAAGAAAGACGAGCCTCAAGGCAAGAAATCTTACTAGCGCTTGCTCAGGTTCCCGGACTATATATCCCGGCGCTCTATCAGCATGAGTATAATGAACATGGGATAATTAACGGTAGCACCACGCTTGCCTCAGTTCCTAAACAGATTGTTCGCCGCTGGGTAGAAAACCTAGATTCATATCCTGGAGAAACAGTCATTGTTACCCCAAATACAGAATTCAGCAACATGTATCTCGTAGAAGTTGCTCGCGGCTGCGGTCGGCATTGTCGTTTTTGCATGGCAGGATATTGTTTCCGGCGGCCACGCTCTCGGTCACTTGAGACCGTAAAGAAAGGAGTGGACGCTGCTGTTGCCTATCAAGCAAGAGTAGGCCTCATGGGTGCCGCAATTTCGGATTATCCTGATATTAACGCCCTTTGCACCTATATTGCCGACAAAGGCCTGTCGATGTCGGTCGCATCTCTACGGGCTGACTCTTTGACAGAGATACTGGTATCCGCACTAGCTAACAGCGGGCACAAGACGATTACCTTAGCACCCGAAGCAGGTAGCGAACGACTACGTCGCGTAATTAATAAAACCATTAGCGACCAATCTCTTGAGATTGCCGTCAAACTGGCTATCCAAGCAGGGATTGTTCATGTCCGCTTATATATTATGGTCGGACTACCGACAGAAACTGACGATGATATTACAGCCATCGCTGTAATGGCTAAAACGATTAAGCGGCAGATGGAGGTTCTCGGCAGCAAAGGCAAATTGACACTCAGCGTTAATCCTTTTGTTCCCAAGCCCTTCACTCCATTTCAGTGGCTGCCTATGTGTGACTATGCCATTGTCTCGGCACGCCTAGCTTCGATTCAAGCCTCACTCAAAGGCATAAGAGGAATAGAGGTTCTTGTTGAATCCCCGAAGGAAGCATATATACAGGCTGTGCTTGCAAGAGGTGACCGCCGGCTGTCGAGGGTGCTAGCATTGGCTCAATCATTGGGCGGTCGAAAGTATTGGAAACAGGCCATTAAACAAGAAGGCCTGAACGAGAATGAGTATTTATATAGGGAACGCAGTCATGAAGAAGTATTGCCTTGGCATAGGTATAACATCGGACTCGAAACCGATTACTTGCGGCATGAACATCAAGCCGCGCTGCAAGAGAAATATACCGCTCCCTGTTTTGATGACTGCCATCGTTGCGGCGTATGCCGCTAA
- the nrdG gene encoding anaerobic ribonucleoside-triphosphate reductase activating protein: protein MSQQEGLFTELRIAGITRESVVDGPGMRFVIFTQGCPHNCPGCHNPETHDPTGGKLMDSTEIINMIEQAHLIRGVTFSGGEPFLQANALAKIAIAARRHGLDIVTYTGFLFEKLLERAVTDTKVLALLTNTDILIDGPYKKEERDLRLAFRGSCNQRLIDVPKSLTAGRAITWQDPYLKNFS from the coding sequence TTGAGCCAACAAGAGGGATTATTTACGGAACTCAGAATAGCAGGCATTACGCGGGAAAGCGTTGTGGACGGTCCAGGAATGCGGTTTGTGATATTTACTCAAGGCTGTCCCCACAACTGCCCCGGATGTCACAACCCGGAGACACACGACCCAACTGGTGGTAAACTCATGGATAGCACTGAAATTATCAACATGATTGAACAGGCTCATTTGATCCGTGGAGTAACGTTTTCCGGAGGCGAGCCATTTTTGCAGGCTAATGCGCTTGCAAAAATTGCGATTGCAGCCAGACGCCACGGATTGGATATTGTAACATACACCGGCTTTTTGTTTGAGAAGCTGCTTGAACGGGCGGTAACTGATACAAAAGTCTTGGCTCTGTTAACCAATACAGATATTCTCATCGATGGCCCATATAAGAAGGAAGAGCGTGATTTACGGCTAGCTTTTCGCGGTTCATGCAACCAACGTTTGATTGATGTCCCCAAATCGCTGACTGCAGGTCGCGCTATTACCTGGCAAGATCCGTATTTGAAAAATTTTAGTTAA
- the nrdD gene encoding anaerobic ribonucleoside-triphosphate reductase — protein MFTNIKKRDGREASFDEAKITEAIFKAAKSVGGADKQLAMELTLDVLRYLKQKYNGGVFTVEDVQDAVEKILIDKGHAKTAKAYILYRNQRTRIREGRSDLMDTVKEILVETSRENANVSNSPSAKMLQIASAASKAYYLNRLIPESMSLAHQRGDIHIHDLDFYAKTLTCVQIPLGRLLAQGFSNGHGFIRPPKRPASATALAAIILQSSQNDMHGGQSFAFFDRDMAPFMRGASDDDVYQAMEALIYNLNSMHSRAGAQVPFSSLNVGTETTPEARSIIRNLLLAYEKGLGHGENPIFPNIIFRVKKGVNFDPGDPNYDLFQLAIRVASQRMNPTFSFMDSSFNSPYGDQISYMGCRTRVMANRRGPAVTDGRGNLSFTTINLPRLALKAERDLMKFYESLSAMIDLACEQLYHRYQIQAQLKVKDMPFLMGQSLYLDSEMLSPNDPIEEAIKHGTLSVGFIGLAETLVALTGSHHGESEESQVLGEEIVAFMRDKIDRAAEKYDLNYTLLATPAEGLSGRFVKMDKQEYSLIPGVTDKEFYTNSFHVPVDYPISIFDKMKIEGVYHKYANAGHISYIEFSSPPINNLSAVEDILHQMQQCDIGYAGINFPIDFCDACGYLGVIDTDTCPGCGVASVRKIRRIARPSKGGATL, from the coding sequence ATGTTTACGAACATTAAAAAACGTGACGGCCGCGAAGCATCATTTGATGAGGCCAAAATTACGGAAGCGATTTTTAAGGCAGCTAAGTCGGTTGGCGGTGCGGATAAGCAACTTGCCATGGAGTTGACCTTAGATGTTTTGCGCTATCTGAAGCAAAAGTATAATGGCGGCGTATTCACTGTTGAAGATGTACAGGACGCGGTCGAGAAAATTTTGATTGATAAAGGTCACGCAAAAACTGCAAAGGCATACATACTCTATCGCAACCAGCGAACCCGCATCCGTGAAGGCCGCTCAGATCTGATGGATACAGTCAAGGAGATTCTGGTTGAAACCAGCCGTGAGAACGCTAATGTCTCCAACTCGCCGTCAGCAAAAATGCTGCAAATTGCCAGCGCCGCTAGTAAGGCCTACTACCTTAATCGGCTAATTCCAGAATCGATGTCCTTAGCGCATCAACGTGGCGACATTCATATTCATGATCTCGATTTTTACGCAAAGACTCTGACATGTGTGCAAATACCGTTGGGCCGTCTGTTAGCGCAAGGCTTTTCGAACGGTCATGGTTTTATCCGTCCGCCGAAACGTCCGGCTTCAGCTACTGCTTTAGCTGCAATCATCCTGCAAAGCTCGCAGAATGATATGCATGGCGGTCAGTCCTTTGCTTTTTTTGACCGTGATATGGCCCCATTCATGCGAGGCGCGTCAGATGATGATGTCTATCAAGCAATGGAAGCCCTCATCTATAACCTTAATAGCATGCATTCACGTGCCGGTGCGCAAGTTCCATTTTCTAGTCTCAATGTTGGTACCGAAACAACCCCTGAAGCCCGCTCAATAATCCGCAATCTCCTGTTAGCCTACGAAAAAGGATTGGGACATGGGGAGAATCCGATTTTCCCCAACATTATTTTCCGTGTCAAAAAAGGGGTGAATTTCGATCCAGGTGATCCGAATTATGACTTGTTCCAATTAGCAATTCGTGTAGCCTCTCAACGCATGAATCCAACATTTAGCTTTATGGATTCATCATTTAACTCGCCATATGGCGATCAAATCAGTTATATGGGCTGCCGGACCAGAGTGATGGCTAATCGTCGCGGACCTGCCGTCACTGATGGAAGAGGCAACCTCAGCTTTACTACGATCAACCTACCGCGTCTGGCCTTAAAAGCGGAACGGGATTTAATGAAGTTCTACGAAAGCTTGTCAGCTATGATTGATTTAGCGTGTGAACAACTTTATCATCGTTATCAAATTCAAGCGCAGCTGAAAGTGAAAGACATGCCTTTTCTTATGGGACAATCATTGTATCTTGATTCTGAAATGCTGTCACCAAATGACCCGATTGAGGAAGCCATCAAGCATGGCACTCTGTCCGTTGGATTCATTGGTCTCGCAGAGACACTAGTAGCACTGACCGGATCGCATCATGGAGAGAGCGAAGAGTCACAGGTTTTAGGTGAAGAGATTGTAGCTTTCATGCGCGATAAAATAGATCGGGCTGCGGAAAAATATGATTTGAATTATACCCTCCTAGCGACGCCTGCTGAAGGACTGTCCGGCCGTTTCGTTAAAATGGATAAACAAGAATATTCACTGATTCCGGGTGTAACAGATAAAGAGTTCTATACGAACTCCTTCCACGTACCTGTTGATTATCCGATTAGTATATTTGATAAAATGAAGATCGAAGGCGTCTATCATAAATATGCCAATGCAGGTCATATTAGCTATATCGAGTTTAGCTCGCCGCCGATAAACAATCTCAGTGCAGTAGAAGACATCTTGCACCAGATGCAACAATGCGACATCGGATATGCTGGCATCAATTTCCCAATCGACTTCTGTGACGCATGCGGCTATCTTGGCGTTATCGATACAGATACTTGTCCAGGATGCGGTGTAGCCAGTGTCCGGAAAATTCGCAGAATTGCCCGGCCGTCCAAAGGCGGAGCAACCCTGTAA
- the nrdR gene encoding transcriptional regulator NrdR: MQCPFCNYLESKVIDSRSVNEGASIRRRRECLRCVRRFTTYEVVEKTPLMVIKKDGRREMFDRSKLLNGLLRSCEKRPIPLHAIEALVDQIEKELLNGMEREITTQVIGETVMRLLKDVDQVAYVRFASVYRQFADINNFMQELEVLMKPQSMNTEPKK; the protein is encoded by the coding sequence GTGCAATGTCCTTTCTGCAACTATTTGGAAAGTAAAGTAATAGATTCCCGATCGGTCAACGAAGGTGCGTCAATCAGGCGTCGCCGCGAGTGTTTGCGTTGTGTTCGTCGATTTACTACATATGAAGTTGTTGAAAAGACTCCGCTCATGGTTATAAAAAAAGATGGCCGCAGAGAAATGTTTGACAGATCAAAGTTATTAAATGGACTACTGCGTTCATGTGAAAAACGGCCAATTCCTTTACATGCAATTGAAGCCTTAGTTGATCAGATCGAAAAAGAACTACTAAATGGTATGGAGCGTGAAATCACTACCCAAGTGATTGGCGAAACTGTAATGCGCCTTCTAAAAGACGTAGATCAGGTTGCCTATGTAAGGTTTGCATCAGTATACCGACAGTTTGCTGACATTAATAACTTCATGCAAGAATTGGAAGTTTTAATGAAGCCACAAAGCATGAATACAGAACCAAAAAAGTGA
- the dut gene encoding dUTP diphosphatase, protein MHQRGFEVVSSYHQSDITLPVRKTQASAGYDIAAADDSIIRPGAVCLVATGIKAYMPADEYLAVHIRSGLSVKNGLSLINGQGIIDSDYYNNAENEGHILIALYNHSQINVTISKGTRIAQGIFQKYLIADHDKEALLVRSGGFGSTGSK, encoded by the coding sequence ATGCACCAACGGGGTTTCGAAGTGGTGAGCTCTTATCACCAGTCAGACATTACTTTACCTGTCCGGAAAACGCAGGCAAGCGCAGGCTATGACATAGCCGCCGCAGATGATTCAATCATACGCCCAGGCGCTGTTTGTCTCGTAGCGACTGGGATCAAAGCTTATATGCCTGCAGATGAATATCTAGCTGTGCATATTCGTTCTGGATTATCAGTTAAAAATGGTCTCAGTTTAATCAATGGGCAAGGGATCATCGACAGTGACTATTACAACAATGCCGAGAATGAAGGTCATATTCTGATTGCTCTATACAATCACAGTCAAATTAATGTAACGATTTCCAAGGGGACAAGAATTGCGCAAGGCATATTTCAAAAATATCTTATCGCCGATCATGATAAAGAGGCATTATTAGTGCGATCTGGCGGTTTTGGGAGCACGGGCAGTAAGTAA
- a CDS encoding M16 family metallopeptidase has translation MYEKSVLNNGIRVVTETMPHLRSVTLGAWVATGSRYEQPNNHGISHFIEHLLFKGTTTRSAKAIAEEVDSVGGQLNAFTGKEYTCYYMKSLDTHLDLAIELISDMLLNARFDPNDIAKEKGVVLEEYNMYEDSPDELVHDLYVQQVWQDHPLGQSILGSRQSIERFNRQMILDYRQSHYTPDNIVIAAAGNLTHAQVLTLAERYFGKMSGAAGGQTALAPRYLPIQSSRTKDTEQAHICLGAPGFKYDADELYSLHILNNLLGGSMSSRLFQSIREDRGLAYSVYSYQSSYKDTGLLTIYAGTRPDNVNEVLDLIWRNMTDLRKNGVSETELHKAKEQLKGNLFLGLESSSSRMSRIGTLEMTVGKYVTLDEVIAKIDRVSAVDIASVASALFQPEMISCYILGPEQDIKFGKFI, from the coding sequence ATGTACGAAAAATCAGTCTTGAATAATGGTATTCGCGTTGTAACCGAAACAATGCCCCATCTTCGATCAGTTACACTAGGAGCGTGGGTAGCGACCGGCTCGCGCTATGAACAGCCTAACAATCACGGGATATCCCATTTCATAGAGCATTTACTGTTTAAAGGTACGACTACGCGTTCGGCTAAAGCGATTGCCGAGGAAGTTGATTCAGTTGGCGGACAACTGAACGCATTTACCGGCAAAGAATATACTTGCTATTACATGAAATCTTTGGACACACATCTTGACCTTGCTATTGAATTAATTAGCGATATGCTGCTTAATGCCCGCTTTGACCCTAATGATATCGCCAAAGAAAAGGGGGTCGTGCTGGAAGAATATAATATGTACGAAGACTCACCTGATGAATTGGTCCATGATCTATATGTACAGCAAGTTTGGCAGGATCACCCTTTGGGACAAAGCATCCTCGGCTCGCGCCAATCTATCGAGCGATTTAATCGCCAGATGATTCTCGACTATCGCCAGAGCCATTATACTCCTGATAATATAGTCATAGCTGCTGCCGGCAATCTGACTCATGCACAGGTTCTCACTTTGGCTGAACGCTACTTTGGCAAAATGAGCGGCGCCGCCGGCGGACAAACTGCTTTAGCACCGCGCTATTTACCAATCCAGTCCAGCCGAACTAAAGATACAGAACAAGCTCACATTTGCCTTGGTGCCCCTGGCTTCAAATATGATGCCGACGAACTATACAGTCTTCATATTTTAAATAATCTTTTAGGGGGCAGTATGAGTTCACGTCTGTTCCAAAGCATCCGTGAAGATAGAGGCTTAGCCTATTCTGTATATTCCTACCAGAGTAGTTATAAGGATACCGGGCTACTCACGATTTACGCAGGAACTAGACCGGATAATGTAAATGAAGTGCTTGATCTAATCTGGCGTAACATGACTGATCTTCGCAAAAATGGTGTTTCTGAGACCGAACTGCATAAAGCCAAAGAACAGCTTAAAGGCAATTTATTCCTTGGATTGGAAAGTTCCAGCAGTCGGATGTCGCGTATCGGCACTTTAGAAATGACAGTAGGCAAATATGTTACACTTGATGAAGTTATCGCAAAGATAGATCGTGTATCCGCTGTGGATATCGCGTCTGTTGCTAGTGCATTATTCCAGCCGGAAATGATCAGTTGCTATATTCTTGGGCCAGAGCAAGATATCAAATTTGGCAAGTTCATTTAG
- a CDS encoding N-acetylmuramoyl-L-alanine amidase family protein produces MLQNKKLLSYALLALFAFGLLVPVQAAYAAPNDTIGKSTLPSPAGGGSFIERLFGLLFDGILGPILGIFTNGKSESDTPSVVKPLPPKESGSILDKGVLRGKVIVVDPGHGGHNPGAVSNGVQEADINLSISTLLRDKLSKEGAKVIMTRQSDNAVASNNSSLGQELQARVDIAEKNNADLFISIHSNSNPDKNIAGAMTFYPKDSSSQLAIDVQKALIEQTGAVDKSVASATFYVLRNTTMPSILVETGFVTNKQEALKLNDYSYQNKIAQGVYNGVIRYLQSH; encoded by the coding sequence GTGCTACAGAATAAAAAACTATTATCATATGCCTTATTAGCTCTCTTTGCCTTCGGATTGCTCGTTCCGGTTCAGGCGGCGTATGCAGCGCCGAATGACACTATCGGTAAATCAACTCTGCCTTCGCCCGCAGGTGGCGGCAGTTTTATTGAAAGATTGTTTGGCCTCCTTTTTGACGGGATTTTGGGACCGATCTTAGGTATCTTTACCAATGGGAAGTCTGAATCAGATACTCCGAGTGTGGTCAAACCATTGCCTCCGAAAGAATCGGGAAGTATCCTCGATAAGGGCGTTTTACGTGGAAAAGTGATTGTTGTCGACCCTGGACACGGTGGTCACAATCCCGGTGCGGTAAGTAATGGTGTGCAGGAAGCTGATATCAATCTTTCGATATCCACACTCTTGCGGGACAAGCTATCGAAAGAAGGCGCTAAGGTCATTATGACCCGTCAGTCCGACAATGCAGTAGCCAGCAACAACAGTAGTCTAGGTCAAGAACTTCAGGCGCGGGTTGATATCGCGGAAAAGAATAATGCTGATCTGTTTATTAGCATTCATTCGAATTCAAACCCAGACAAGAACATTGCAGGCGCCATGACATTCTATCCAAAGGACAGTTCGTCGCAATTGGCGATTGATGTTCAGAAGGCATTGATTGAACAGACTGGGGCTGTTGACAAAAGCGTTGCTTCAGCAACGTTCTATGTCCTTCGCAATACAACTATGCCCAGCATCTTGGTTGAGACAGGATTTGTCACTAATAAACAAGAAGCACTTAAGCTGAACGATTATTCCTACCAGAACAAAATCGCACAAGGTGTGTATAACGGGGTTATCCGTTATTTACAAAGTCATTAA